The following proteins are co-located in the Solanum pennellii chromosome 1, SPENNV200 genome:
- the LOC107002424 gene encoding uncharacterized protein LOC107002424, whose product MPYSRFAVDALGVITIILVSILVLAGLFCILYLIYFHTKIRGQGYNQLGYFHGPWIIRIVFILFAIWWGFGEVVRLNLIRGEGRLLSAFGFRWQETVCKCYIVSSLGFAEPCLYLTVVFLLRASLQKSGTLSQKWNGKTVGYILLFCLPVFALQLVLILAGPQLEKNSLKHLPEYFTSPVKQSEDDVALCTYPLLSTFCHGLFAIMLTSYLFWLGGRILHFVINRSLQKRVYMLVLSVSAFFPIRVLLLGLTVRTLPEHLPFQALAFVGFVSFFFCIGMGMFMLIVMPMRDCLALKKSSERDIESRRRLSDEQNDMVSLIANQSTLGGSMVSSPGRNSGASTKRGSISFRTTDKDATSGVAFVELSVFSPSQHSTPPGSPQLLGWPMLPPPSQAQGPL is encoded by the coding sequence GCCCTATTCGAGATTTGCTGTTGATGCACTAGGTGTAATTACTATTATACTTGTTTCGATTTTGGTACTTGCTGGGTTGTTTTGTATATTGTACTTGATATACTTTCATACGAAGATTCGCGGGCAAGGTTACAATCAGCTTGGTTATTTTCATGGTCCTTGGATTATCCGGATTGTATTTATATTGTTTGCAATTTGGTGGGGATTTGGAGAGGTTGTTCGGCTTAACTTGATTAGAGGGGAAGGAAGATTGTTGAGTGCTTTTGGTTTCAGATGGCAGGAAACTGTTTGCAAGTGTTATATTGTTTCGAGCTTAGGTTTTGCAGAACCTTGCCTGTACCTAACCGTTGTGTTTCTCCTTCGGGCATCCTTACAAAAGTCAGGAACTTTAAGCCAGAAATGGAATGGCAAAACAGTCGGATACATACTTCTTTTTTGCCTCCCAGTTTTTGCTCTACAGCTCGTGCTTATTTTGGCTGGACCACAACTTGAGAAGAATAGCTTGAAACACTTGCCAGAGTATTTCACTAGTCCAGTCAAACAATCTGAAGATGATGTTGCCCTGTGCACTTACCCTTTGTTGAGTACTTTCTGCCATGGTCTTTTTGCCATCATGCTAACTTCATATTTGTTCTGGCTTGGTGGAAGAATCCTGCATTTCGTTATCAATAGGAGTCTGCAGAAGAGAGTATACATGCTAGTGTTGTCAGTTTCAGCTTTCTTTCCTATAAGGGTTCTATTGCTTGGTTTAACTGTTAGAACACTGCCAGAACATTTACCTTTTCAAGCTCTTGCATTTGTGGgttttgtttccttctttttttgtaTTGGGATGGGCATGTTCATGCTCATTGTCATGCCCATGCGGGATTGTTTAGCACTGAAGAAGAGCTCAGAGAGGGATATAGAGTCTAGGAGAAGGTTAAGTGATGAACAAAATGATATGGTTTCTCTAATTGCTAACCAAAGCACCCTCGGAGGAAGTATGGTGAGCAGTCCTGGGAGAAATTCAGGTGCCTCAACAAAGAGAGGATCCATCTCCTTTCGAACAACGGACAAGGATGCAACCTCAGGGGTGGCTTTTGTGGAACTAAGTGTATTCTCTCCTAGTCAGCACTCAACACCTCCTGGCTCACCTCAACTTCTTGGCTGGCCTATGCTTCCTCCACCATCACAAGCTCAAGGTCCCTTATAG